A single region of the Buteo buteo chromosome 18, bButBut1.hap1.1, whole genome shotgun sequence genome encodes:
- the HIKESHI gene encoding protein Hikeshi isoform X1, with protein MFGCLVAGRLVQAVPQQVAEDKFVFDLPDYENINHVVVFMLGTIPFPEGMGGSVYFCYPDQSGMAVWQLLGFVTNEKPSAIFKISGLKSGKGSQHPFGAMNLPQTPTVAQIGISVELLENLAQQTPVASAAVSSVDSFTEFTQKMLDNFYNFASSFAVTQAQMTPNPSEAFIPANVVLKWYENFQRRLTQNPLFWKT; from the exons ATGTTCGGCTGCCTGGTGGCGGGCAGGCTG GTACAAGCAGTGCCCCAACAAGTGGCTGAAGATAAATTTGTATTTGATTTACCAGACTATGAAAATATCAACCATGTAGTGGTCTTCATGCTGGGAACTATACCATTTCCAGAAGGAATGGGAGGATCTGTCTATTTTTGTTATCCGGACCAGAGTGGGATGGCAGTGTGGCAGCTGCTAGGGTTTGTCACTAATGAGAAGCCAAGTGCCATCTTCAAAATTTCTGGTCTAAAATCTG GGAAGGGAAGTCAACATCCCTTTGGTGCCATGAACCTCCCTCAGACGCCAACAGTGGCCCAGATTGGAATCTCAGTGGAACTGCTGGAGAACCTGGCCCAGCAGACTCCTGTTGCAAGTGCTGCTGTGTCATCAGTAGATTCATTCACAGAG ttcacTCAGAAGATGTTGGATAACTTCTATAACTTTGCTTCCTCATTTGCTGTTACTCAGGCACAGATGaccccaaatccttctgaagCTTTTATTCCTGCAAATGTAGTTCTGAAATG